From Gimesia panareensis, the proteins below share one genomic window:
- a CDS encoding Gfo/Idh/MocA family protein encodes MTHVNRRTFMGASLASMSLTALSQAAVSANEKVKVALVGCGGRGRGLGSWFAKLPESQLVAVCDPDQSRSGQMADQVAKSGARRPEQVEDFRRLLEGDKIDAIAIATPDHWHTPAALMAIQAGKDVYVEKPCSHNIHEGRQLVNAARKHKRVVQHGTNLRATPVYEKAWKQIQDGVIGKVLMVKAINNQRRALYPPRPNEPVPQGVNYDLWLGPAQKRPFNRNCFHTSWHWNWDFGTGDIGNDGVHQIDIGRWAMNLKAPNAVSCSGAKLGSKGDAQETPDTMVVTWEYDDLLYVYEQRDFTPYRMQAHRHDNDNIIYGDKGFMMVDRTGYRIFFKHERGPAFEQKWQDTGAHYQNFIDCVKSRNSQDLLAEIEEGHYSAMLSHLGNIAYRTGRRLVFDPKTETFPEDKEANQYLTRTYRDGYELPQV; translated from the coding sequence ATGACACACGTCAATCGTCGCACATTCATGGGTGCTTCCCTGGCTTCAATGAGTCTGACGGCGTTGAGTCAGGCGGCGGTCTCCGCGAATGAAAAGGTGAAAGTCGCCCTGGTGGGATGTGGCGGACGCGGACGCGGCCTGGGAAGCTGGTTTGCGAAACTCCCCGAGAGTCAGCTGGTGGCGGTCTGCGACCCCGATCAGAGTCGCAGCGGTCAAATGGCAGATCAGGTCGCCAAGTCGGGAGCCAGACGTCCCGAGCAGGTTGAAGATTTCCGCAGACTGCTGGAGGGGGACAAGATCGATGCGATCGCGATTGCGACCCCCGATCACTGGCACACTCCCGCAGCGCTGATGGCCATTCAGGCGGGGAAAGACGTGTATGTGGAGAAGCCCTGCTCGCATAATATTCATGAAGGCCGACAACTGGTCAACGCCGCCCGCAAACACAAACGCGTCGTCCAACATGGCACCAACCTGCGGGCGACTCCCGTTTATGAGAAAGCGTGGAAACAGATTCAGGACGGCGTGATTGGTAAAGTGCTGATGGTCAAGGCGATCAATAATCAACGGCGGGCCCTGTATCCGCCCCGCCCCAATGAGCCTGTGCCCCAGGGCGTCAATTATGATCTGTGGCTCGGGCCGGCCCAGAAGCGGCCCTTTAACCGCAACTGTTTCCATACATCGTGGCACTGGAACTGGGATTTCGGCACCGGGGATATCGGCAACGATGGTGTGCACCAGATCGACATCGGCCGCTGGGCCATGAATCTGAAAGCGCCGAACGCGGTTTCCTGCAGCGGCGCGAAGCTCGGCTCCAAAGGGGATGCCCAGGAGACACCGGACACGATGGTCGTCACCTGGGAGTATGACGACCTGCTGTATGTCTATGAACAGCGCGACTTTACTCCCTATCGCATGCAGGCGCATCGTCACGATAACGACAACATCATCTACGGCGACAAGGGGTTCATGATGGTCGACCGTACCGGCTACCGGATCTTTTTCAAACATGAACGCGGTCCCGCTTTCGAACAGAAATGGCAGGACACGGGAGCCCATTACCAGAACTTCATCGACTGTGTGAAAAGCCGCAATTCCCAGGACCTGCTGGCGGAAATTGAAGAAGGCCATTATTCCGCGATGCTGAGTCACCTGGGGAATATCGCTTACCGTACCGGTCGCCGGCTGGTCTTCGATCCGAAAACGGAAACCTTCCCGGAAGATAAAGAAGCCAACCAGTACCTGACCAGAACTTATCGTGACGGATATGAACTGCCACAGGTATGA